In Stenotrophomonas sp. ESTM1D_MKCIP4_1, a single genomic region encodes these proteins:
- a CDS encoding lipocalin family protein has protein sequence MRSLPLLSLLAVALFGSGCSSQDTRPLPRAASVDVPRFMGDWYVIAHIPSWPEREAFDAVESYALQPDGRIRTTFTYRNGSFDAPFKSMHPIGRVEKEGNGAVWGMQFVWPIQAEYIIAWLDSGYQQTIVGRSKRDYVWYMARTPQVSAQDYQAAVDRIAAMGYDTSKLRRVPQSVR, from the coding sequence ATGCGCTCCCTGCCCCTGCTTTCACTCCTTGCCGTGGCCCTGTTCGGCAGCGGCTGCAGCAGCCAGGACACCCGGCCGCTGCCACGCGCGGCATCGGTGGACGTACCGCGCTTCATGGGCGACTGGTACGTCATTGCCCATATACCTTCCTGGCCGGAGCGCGAAGCCTTCGATGCCGTGGAAAGCTATGCCCTGCAGCCCGACGGGCGCATCCGCACCACCTTCACCTACCGCAATGGCAGCTTCGATGCACCGTTCAAGAGCATGCACCCCATCGGCCGGGTGGAGAAGGAAGGCAACGGCGCCGTCTGGGGCATGCAGTTCGTCTGGCCCATCCAGGCCGAATACATCATCGCCTGGCTGGACAGCGGCTATCAGCAGACGATCGTGGGCCGCAGCAAGCGCGACTATGTCTGGTACATGGCGCGCACGCCGCAGGTGTCCGCGCAGGACTACCAGGCGGCCGTCGACCGCATCGCTGCGATGGGCTACGACACCAGCAAGCTGCGACGGGTGCCGCAATCGGTGCGCTGA
- a CDS encoding AprI/Inh family metalloprotease inhibitor has protein sequence MATRFPYPRLLALCGLAMPVIAGAQDAASGVVQASTTHSSSTSSTSETVRSTTASDPPQSAVGSGNAITTETTTTGNSRSSSRSDNSSVELDIGYHREDDDDLDGDRRHGRMPSREDYLFGDWTLGQENGSSCTITLKDSPWFGGYGAWVPAGCPDGFFAVNRWLLSGNQLLLTDTNNQVIGRFRSSGGGRWSGHRESDGARLYLNPARR, from the coding sequence ATGGCCACGCGCTTTCCGTATCCAAGGCTGCTGGCACTGTGCGGCCTTGCCATGCCTGTCATTGCCGGGGCGCAGGATGCTGCTTCCGGCGTTGTCCAGGCCAGCACCACGCACTCGTCCAGCACGTCCAGCACCAGCGAAACCGTTCGCTCGACCACGGCCAGCGACCCACCGCAATCCGCTGTCGGCAGCGGCAACGCGATCACGACCGAAACCACAACCACAGGCAACTCGCGTTCGAGCTCGCGCAGCGACAACAGCAGCGTCGAACTGGATATCGGCTACCACAGGGAGGATGACGATGACCTGGACGGTGATCGCCGCCACGGCCGCATGCCGTCGCGCGAAGACTATCTGTTTGGTGACTGGACGCTGGGCCAGGAAAACGGCAGCAGCTGCACCATCACCCTGAAGGACAGCCCGTGGTTCGGCGGCTACGGCGCGTGGGTGCCGGCCGGCTGTCCCGACGGCTTCTTCGCGGTCAACCGCTGGCTGCTGTCAGGCAACCAGCTGCTGCTGACCGATACCAACAACCAGGTCATCGGGCGCTTCCGTTCCAGCGGTGGCGGACGCTGGTCCGGCCACCGCGAATCGGACGGCGCCCGCCTCTACCTTAACCCCGCGCGGCGCTGA
- a CDS encoding CD225/dispanin family protein, whose amino-acid sequence MEIAAPTVPPKDYLFLAVLSIFCGFWPFGIVATVYANKTSSLNAAGQTGPASIASRKTLRWMIASFVTLPALLAVLIGYGLINRAMA is encoded by the coding sequence ATGGAGATCGCAGCACCCACTGTTCCGCCCAAGGACTACCTGTTCCTGGCCGTCCTGAGCATCTTCTGTGGCTTCTGGCCATTCGGCATCGTCGCCACCGTGTATGCCAACAAGACCTCGTCGCTGAACGCCGCCGGCCAGACCGGCCCGGCGTCCATCGCCTCGCGCAAGACGCTGCGCTGGATGATCGCCTCGTTCGTGACGCTGCCGGCCCTGCTGGCCGTGCTCATCGGCTACGGCCTGATCAATCGCGCCATGGCGTAA
- a CDS encoding PAS domain-containing protein produces MNQPPASPPHETHATDSVNMALAAGAIVGTWFWDVPNDHLTVDEALARAFGLDPALAHRRLQLHDVLGAVHPDDLPGLVAAIEHAVQHGGRFAHQYRTQDAEGGYHWLESIGRVDLDEHGRATGFPGVLIDISERLRVQAERDEAQALLRSFVEAAPGVMYAKDRQGRLLIGNNGATELIGRPPSEYVGRTDAELLGDAAQAAAVMATDERIMASGRSEQLEEEINFADGRRAWWLSTKAPLRNGEGEVIGLVGTSLDITDRKSAEAERLDIEERYRLAAQATNDAVWDWRMADGHVVWNEALSSLFDHNLMETSAQWWLDHIHPEDRDRIDHNIHGVIESDGTTWTGEYRFRRADGSYAAVLDRGAVLRDADGRPLRMIGAMLDLSGRKAAEAALAEGEERLRLATEAGELGLWDLDLVQNILLWPPRTKAMFGISSDADVTIEDFRAGLHPDDRAATLAALDASADPQRRANYDVEYRTVGKEDGIVRWVAAKGRGIFEAGRCVRMLGVAIDITARKAADARLHELNEQLEARVRAEVAERMRVEDVLRQSRKMEAVGQLSGGIAHDFNNMLATVIGPLDLLALRIGDSDARAVRYIEMALDGAQRAAQLTQRLLAFSRQQPLQPVALDVNHLVAGMTDLLVHSLGSSVILETVLGGGKWWTHADANQLENVILNLAVNARDAMPGGGRLTLQTSNRKIDLADVAEHGGIPAGDYVRIAVTDTGSGMPAEVVARAFDPFFTTKPVGQGTGLGLSQVYGFVQQSNGHVRLLSTPGAGTTVLVYLPRLLAEVDALPMPATDAAPLSGGGAEQILVVDDDAAVRAFSVDALSELGYQVLSADGAASALLLLQAHPGIALLFTDVVMPGVNGRQLADQALARHPHLKVLFATGNSRNALVDDGVLDAHVQLIGKPFTIGELATRVRAVLSAEH; encoded by the coding sequence GTGAACCAGCCTCCTGCTTCCCCGCCGCACGAAACCCATGCCACCGACAGCGTGAACATGGCGCTGGCGGCCGGCGCCATCGTCGGCACCTGGTTCTGGGATGTTCCCAACGACCACCTGACCGTTGACGAAGCGCTGGCCCGCGCGTTCGGCCTCGACCCTGCCCTGGCGCATCGCCGGCTGCAGCTGCACGACGTGCTGGGCGCGGTGCATCCGGACGATCTGCCCGGCCTTGTGGCCGCCATCGAGCACGCGGTGCAGCACGGCGGTCGCTTCGCGCACCAGTACCGCACACAGGATGCCGAGGGCGGCTATCACTGGCTGGAAAGCATCGGCCGCGTCGATCTGGATGAGCACGGCCGGGCCACCGGCTTTCCCGGGGTCCTGATCGACATCAGCGAACGACTGCGGGTGCAGGCCGAGCGCGACGAAGCCCAGGCCCTGCTGCGGTCGTTCGTGGAAGCCGCGCCGGGCGTCATGTACGCCAAGGACCGCCAGGGCCGCCTGCTGATCGGCAACAACGGCGCCACCGAACTGATCGGCCGGCCGCCCTCCGAGTACGTCGGGCGCACCGATGCCGAGCTGCTGGGCGATGCGGCGCAGGCCGCGGCGGTCATGGCCACCGATGAGCGCATCATGGCCAGCGGCCGCAGCGAACAGCTCGAAGAGGAAATCAATTTCGCCGATGGACGCCGCGCCTGGTGGCTGTCGACCAAGGCGCCGCTGCGCAACGGTGAGGGCGAAGTGATCGGCCTGGTCGGCACCTCGCTGGACATCACCGACCGCAAGTCCGCCGAGGCCGAGCGCCTCGATATCGAGGAGCGCTACCGGCTGGCCGCGCAGGCCACCAATGATGCCGTGTGGGACTGGCGCATGGCCGACGGCCACGTGGTCTGGAACGAGGCGCTGTCCAGCCTGTTCGACCACAACCTGATGGAAACCAGCGCGCAGTGGTGGCTGGACCATATCCATCCCGAGGACCGTGACCGCATCGACCACAACATCCACGGCGTCATCGAAAGTGATGGCACCACGTGGACTGGCGAGTACCGCTTCCGCCGCGCCGATGGCAGTTATGCCGCCGTGCTCGACCGTGGCGCAGTGCTGCGTGATGCCGACGGGCGCCCGTTGCGCATGATCGGCGCCATGCTCGACCTGTCCGGGCGCAAGGCGGCCGAAGCCGCGTTGGCCGAGGGCGAGGAGCGCCTGCGCCTGGCCACCGAGGCCGGCGAACTCGGGCTCTGGGATCTGGATCTGGTGCAGAACATCCTGCTCTGGCCACCGCGCACCAAGGCGATGTTCGGCATCTCATCCGATGCGGACGTGACGATCGAGGATTTCCGCGCGGGCCTGCACCCGGATGACCGCGCGGCGACCCTTGCCGCGCTCGACGCATCGGCCGATCCGCAGCGGCGCGCCAACTACGATGTGGAATACCGCACCGTCGGCAAGGAAGACGGCATCGTGCGCTGGGTGGCGGCCAAGGGTCGCGGCATTTTCGAGGCGGGCCGCTGCGTACGCATGCTGGGCGTGGCCATCGACATCACCGCGCGCAAGGCCGCCGATGCGCGCCTGCACGAGCTGAACGAACAGCTGGAGGCGCGGGTACGCGCCGAAGTGGCCGAGCGCATGCGCGTTGAGGACGTGCTGCGGCAGAGCCGCAAGATGGAAGCGGTCGGCCAGCTCAGCGGTGGCATTGCTCACGATTTCAACAACATGCTGGCCACGGTGATCGGCCCGCTGGACCTGCTGGCCCTGCGCATCGGCGACAGCGATGCACGCGCGGTGCGCTACATCGAAATGGCCCTGGACGGCGCCCAGCGTGCCGCCCAGCTGACCCAGCGGCTGCTGGCCTTCTCGCGCCAGCAACCGCTGCAGCCGGTTGCGCTGGATGTGAACCACCTGGTGGCCGGCATGACCGACCTGCTGGTGCACTCACTCGGCAGCAGCGTCATCCTGGAAACCGTGCTTGGCGGTGGCAAGTGGTGGACCCACGCCGATGCCAACCAGCTGGAGAACGTCATCCTCAACCTGGCCGTGAACGCGCGTGATGCGATGCCCGGCGGCGGCCGCCTGACCCTGCAGACCAGCAACCGCAAGATCGACCTGGCCGATGTGGCCGAGCACGGCGGCATTCCGGCCGGCGACTACGTACGCATCGCGGTCACCGACACCGGCAGCGGCATGCCGGCCGAGGTGGTGGCACGCGCGTTCGATCCGTTCTTCACCACCAAGCCGGTCGGCCAGGGCACCGGCCTGGGCCTGTCGCAGGTCTATGGCTTCGTGCAGCAGTCCAATGGCCACGTCCGCCTGCTGTCCACCCCCGGCGCCGGCACCACGGTGCTGGTCTACCTGCCGAGGCTGTTGGCCGAGGTGGATGCGCTGCCCATGCCCGCCACCGACGCGGCGCCGCTGTCGGGTGGTGGCGCCGAACAGATCCTGGTGGTTGATGATGATGCGGCGGTGCGTGCCTTTTCGGTGGACGCCCTGTCCGAACTGGGCTACCAGGTACTGTCGGCCGACGGCGCTGCCAGCGCCCTGCTCCTGCTGCAGGCCCATCCCGGCATCGCCCTGCTGTTCACCGACGTAGTGATGCCGGGAGTCAACGGCCGGCAGCTGGCGGACCAGGCGCTGGCACGGCACCCGCACCTGAAGGTGCTGTTCGCCACCGGCAACAGCCGCAATGCGCTGGTGGACGACGGGGTGCTGGATGCGCACGTACAGTTGATCGGCAAGCCCTTCACCATCGGTGAACTGGCTACACGCGTGCGCGCGGTGCTGTCGGCGGAGCACTGA
- a CDS encoding SPFH domain-containing protein, which produces MGLVQAVKGAVGGVLADQWKDFYTVPTGLPSTAALFAAVPQGTNAGRGSNTHGSSNIITNGSKIVVPEGYGLLLFQDGAITAFVAEPGGYEWRSDDLNSQSIFAGDGLVSTFIKQSWERFKFGGQPGAQQAAFFVSLKELPDNRFGTQSEIYWDDGFLNTQVGAVTRGSYTLKIVDPILFVKNFVPASYLQPGQVFDFTDLDNAAATQLFNEVVGSLAPAFSLYTNDPAKGNRITKLQQDSIGFAQSLSAAVEQAYQWQSDRGLAIVKTAIVSIEYDANTRELLKTVQRADALSGSRGNSNLQASVAQGIQSAGENGGAAGLVGVGMASGMFGTGNLQQPTAPAADDPVAKLKKAKEMLDLGLITQSDYDALKAKALGL; this is translated from the coding sequence ATGGGTCTGGTACAGGCGGTGAAGGGTGCAGTGGGCGGTGTTCTGGCCGACCAGTGGAAGGACTTCTACACTGTGCCGACGGGCCTGCCGTCGACGGCGGCGCTGTTTGCCGCCGTCCCGCAGGGCACCAATGCCGGCCGGGGTTCCAACACCCACGGCTCGTCCAACATCATCACCAACGGCTCGAAGATCGTGGTGCCCGAAGGCTACGGCCTGCTGCTGTTCCAGGACGGCGCGATCACCGCCTTCGTGGCCGAACCGGGTGGCTACGAGTGGCGTTCGGACGATCTGAACTCGCAGTCGATCTTTGCCGGCGACGGCCTGGTCAGCACCTTCATCAAGCAGAGCTGGGAACGCTTCAAGTTCGGCGGCCAGCCGGGCGCGCAGCAGGCCGCGTTCTTCGTCTCGCTGAAGGAACTGCCGGACAACCGCTTCGGTACCCAGTCGGAAATCTACTGGGACGACGGCTTCCTCAATACCCAAGTCGGCGCGGTGACGCGTGGCTCGTACACCTTGAAGATCGTCGACCCGATCCTGTTCGTGAAGAACTTCGTGCCGGCCAGCTACCTGCAGCCGGGCCAGGTGTTCGACTTCACCGACCTCGACAATGCCGCTGCCACGCAGCTGTTCAACGAAGTGGTGGGTTCGCTGGCACCGGCCTTCAGCCTGTATACCAACGACCCGGCCAAGGGCAACCGCATCACCAAGCTGCAGCAGGATTCGATCGGCTTCGCGCAGAGCCTGTCGGCGGCGGTCGAGCAGGCCTACCAGTGGCAGTCCGACCGTGGCTTGGCCATCGTCAAGACCGCCATCGTTTCCATTGAATATGACGCCAACACCCGCGAGCTGCTTAAGACCGTGCAGCGCGCCGATGCGCTGTCCGGTTCGCGTGGCAATTCCAACCTGCAGGCCAGCGTGGCCCAGGGCATCCAGTCGGCCGGCGAGAACGGAGGCGCGGCGGGCCTGGTCGGCGTGGGCATGGCCTCGGGCATGTTCGGCACGGGCAACCTGCAGCAGCCGACTGCGCCGGCCGCCGATGATCCGGTGGCCAAGCTGAAGAAGGCCAAGGAAATGCTGGATCTGGGCCTGATTACCCAGAGCGATTACGACGCATTGAAGGCCAAGGCGCTGGGGCTGTAA
- a CDS encoding cation diffusion facilitator family transporter: MAAPTGSRLVVYAALLGNLAIAIAKFIAAGISGSSAMLSEGVHSLVDTLNEILLLYGLHRAEKSPDTLHPFGYGRELYFWSFIVALLVFAAGAGVSAYEGIQHIRHPEPATHHVLSYTVLGVSLLFEGTSWYIALREFRRSKGRMGYFEAFRRSKDPSTFTVLLEDSAGLLGLGFALAGLLAAQLLDMPMLDGVASLCIAAVLAVTAFLLARETKGLLVGEPAHPAVAQRIMAVAETDPDLLRANGVTTMQMGPEQVVAMLSAEFEDDRRTPQIEACITRIETAVKDEFPELVALFVKPQTPEVFAARLAALRRTT; this comes from the coding sequence ATGGCCGCTCCCACAGGCTCGCGCCTGGTCGTCTACGCCGCACTGCTCGGCAATCTCGCCATTGCCATCGCCAAGTTCATTGCCGCCGGTATTTCCGGCAGTTCGGCCATGCTCAGCGAAGGCGTGCATTCGCTGGTCGACACGCTCAACGAGATCCTCCTGCTGTACGGTCTGCACCGCGCGGAGAAATCGCCCGACACGCTGCACCCCTTCGGCTATGGGCGCGAGCTGTACTTCTGGAGCTTCATCGTCGCCCTGCTGGTGTTTGCCGCGGGTGCGGGCGTATCGGCCTACGAAGGCATCCAGCATATCCGCCACCCGGAGCCGGCCACGCACCACGTGCTGAGCTACACGGTGCTGGGGGTCTCGCTGCTGTTCGAGGGCACCTCGTGGTACATCGCGCTGCGCGAGTTCCGCCGCAGCAAGGGGCGCATGGGCTATTTCGAGGCGTTCAGGCGCAGCAAGGATCCCTCCACCTTCACCGTCCTGCTGGAAGACAGCGCCGGGCTGCTGGGCCTGGGGTTTGCCCTCGCCGGCCTGCTGGCGGCGCAGTTGCTGGACATGCCGATGCTCGACGGCGTCGCATCGCTGTGCATCGCCGCCGTCCTCGCCGTCACCGCGTTCCTGCTGGCACGCGAAACCAAGGGGCTGCTGGTGGGAGAGCCGGCACATCCTGCGGTGGCCCAGCGGATCATGGCGGTGGCGGAAACCGATCCCGACCTGCTGCGTGCCAATGGCGTGACCACCATGCAGATGGGGCCGGAACAGGTCGTGGCCATGCTCAGCGCCGAATTCGAGGATGATCGGCGCACACCACAGATCGAAGCCTGCATCACCCGTATCGAGACGGCGGTCAAGGACGAATTTCCCGAACTGGTGGCACTGTTCGTCAAACCGCAGACTCCGGAAGTGTTCGCCGCTCGGCTGGCAGCGCTGAGAAGAACCACCTGA
- a CDS encoding class I SAM-dependent methyltransferase, which produces MNAITTPHPPVEIEGGLTGWAERGWIPDIALRAGIRRLCAQRLQEETDGGQSAQSVRFQRRIAELAGSPLALHVDAANRQHYEVPAAFFQACLGKRLKYSSCYYRTGHETLDQAEDAMLELYAQRAGLHDGQDILELGCGWGSLTLWMAERFPHARITAVSNSHSQREHIMGQCQARGLRNVEVLTRDVNLLELPSARFDRCVSVEMFEHVRNYAQLLQRIAGWLRPDGALFVHIFAHRTLMYPFETEGDDNWMGRHFFTGGLMPAADTLLHFQQHLQLDQRWLLDGTHYQRTANHWLDNQDAARAQLMPVLQTTYGEAAARIWWQRWRMFWMACAELFGYDDGQQWLVAHYLFRPR; this is translated from the coding sequence ATGAACGCCATCACCACCCCGCACCCGCCCGTCGAGATCGAAGGTGGCCTGACCGGATGGGCCGAACGCGGCTGGATTCCGGATATCGCCCTGCGCGCGGGCATCCGCCGTCTCTGCGCGCAGCGCCTGCAGGAAGAAACCGACGGAGGCCAGTCGGCGCAATCTGTGCGTTTCCAGCGGCGTATTGCCGAACTGGCCGGCAGCCCGCTCGCCCTGCATGTGGATGCCGCCAACCGCCAGCACTACGAAGTGCCGGCCGCCTTCTTCCAGGCCTGCCTGGGCAAGCGGCTGAAGTACAGCAGCTGCTACTACCGCACCGGTCACGAAACCCTGGACCAGGCCGAGGACGCGATGCTGGAGCTGTATGCGCAACGTGCTGGACTGCACGACGGCCAGGACATCCTCGAACTGGGCTGCGGCTGGGGCTCGCTCACCCTTTGGATGGCCGAACGTTTCCCGCATGCGCGCATCACGGCGGTGTCCAATTCGCACAGCCAGCGCGAGCACATCATGGGCCAGTGCCAGGCGCGCGGCCTGCGCAATGTCGAGGTACTCACCCGCGATGTGAACCTGCTGGAGCTGCCGTCGGCCCGTTTCGACCGCTGCGTGTCGGTGGAAATGTTCGAGCATGTGCGCAACTACGCGCAGCTGCTGCAGCGCATCGCCGGCTGGCTGCGTCCCGACGGTGCGCTGTTCGTGCACATCTTCGCCCACCGCACGCTGATGTATCCGTTCGAGACCGAGGGTGACGACAACTGGATGGGGCGGCACTTCTTTACCGGTGGCCTGATGCCGGCGGCCGATACGCTGCTGCACTTCCAGCAGCATCTGCAGCTGGACCAGCGCTGGTTGCTGGACGGCACCCATTACCAGCGCACCGCCAACCACTGGCTGGACAACCAGGACGCGGCACGCGCGCAGTTGATGCCGGTGCTGCAGACGACTTATGGCGAGGCCGCCGCACGCATATGGTGGCAGCGCTGGCGCATGTTCTGGATGGCCTGCGCCGAACTGTTCGGCTATGACGACGGCCAGCAGTGGCTGGTCGCTCACTATCTGTTCCGCCCGCGCTGA
- a CDS encoding PAS domain S-box protein → MDEAFRLCEINRLGVLDTPSEPVFDAIVAAAQAATGMPMGLISIVDQHRQWFKSNIGLPGTTETPRDISFCTHAIQRDALMEIPDAHQDPLFATNPLVTGGPRIRHYAGIPLGTAHGARIGTLCLLDTLPGVLSPSQRELMVHLGRVTTQVLEQRAALLQKVEQAQHLHDDLKRSEDFLERTNTAARVGGWELDLTSNEVRWTRETKQIHGVRSSYQPTLDSALSFYRQDSRAIIQASVQRCIEMGTPWEVQLPMTTADGRAIWTRVVGSRQQIEGRPRLVGAIQDITEERAVLDALEASEVRYRRLFHYSLGLICTHTLDGTLTSVNPAAVQSLGFPESQMVGRSLCDLMPPEKRDAFKAYLARIATNHTDAGVIELMAADGSRRYWAYNNVLDSEAHPPFVLGHAQDVTALRQQEERLRELSLRDPLTLCHNRRFLHRLEQLETESWACVVFDLDHFKQVNDTQGHRRGDAILVEFASFLRSPLGAGENEIRLGGDEFMVVLVQPAPERLQALLDWYGSNAGLAPIAFSMGAATHARGEAVADTIHRADNGLYSTRERVRRGNRDAGAGAPDTTASTPD, encoded by the coding sequence ATGGATGAAGCTTTCCGACTCTGCGAAATCAACCGACTGGGCGTGCTCGACACGCCTTCCGAACCGGTCTTCGATGCCATCGTCGCCGCCGCCCAAGCTGCCACAGGCATGCCGATGGGGCTGATCTCCATCGTTGACCAGCATCGGCAGTGGTTCAAGTCCAACATCGGCCTGCCCGGCACCACGGAAACCCCCCGCGACATTTCCTTCTGCACCCACGCCATCCAACGCGATGCGCTGATGGAAATCCCCGATGCGCACCAGGACCCGCTGTTCGCCACCAACCCGCTGGTCACCGGTGGCCCCCGCATCCGCCACTACGCCGGCATCCCCTTGGGCACGGCGCACGGCGCCCGCATCGGCACGCTTTGCCTGCTCGATACGCTGCCTGGCGTGCTCTCGCCCTCACAGCGCGAGCTGATGGTGCATCTTGGCCGGGTCACCACGCAGGTACTGGAACAGCGCGCCGCGCTGCTGCAGAAAGTCGAGCAGGCGCAGCATCTGCACGATGATCTCAAGCGTAGCGAGGATTTTCTCGAACGCACCAATACCGCTGCCAGGGTGGGCGGCTGGGAACTGGACCTGACCAGCAACGAGGTGCGCTGGACCCGCGAAACCAAGCAGATCCACGGCGTCCGTTCCAGCTACCAGCCGACACTGGACAGTGCCCTGTCTTTCTACCGCCAGGACAGCCGCGCCATCATCCAGGCCTCGGTGCAGCGCTGCATCGAGATGGGCACACCGTGGGAGGTGCAGCTGCCGATGACCACCGCCGACGGACGCGCGATCTGGACCCGCGTGGTCGGCAGCCGGCAGCAGATCGAGGGGCGGCCACGCCTGGTCGGGGCCATCCAGGACATCACCGAAGAACGCGCCGTACTGGACGCGCTGGAAGCCAGCGAAGTGCGCTACCGGCGCCTGTTCCACTACAGCCTGGGCCTGATCTGCACGCATACCCTTGATGGCACCCTCACCTCGGTGAACCCGGCGGCGGTGCAGTCGCTGGGCTTTCCTGAAAGCCAGATGGTGGGCCGCAGCCTGTGCGACCTGATGCCGCCGGAGAAGCGCGATGCCTTCAAGGCCTATCTGGCACGCATCGCGACCAACCACACCGATGCCGGCGTCATTGAACTGATGGCGGCCGACGGCAGCCGGCGCTACTGGGCGTACAACAACGTGCTGGACAGCGAAGCCCACCCGCCGTTCGTGCTGGGCCACGCGCAGGACGTCACCGCGCTGCGCCAGCAGGAAGAGCGCCTGCGTGAACTGTCCCTGCGCGACCCGCTGACGCTGTGCCACAACCGCCGCTTCCTGCATCGGCTGGAACAGCTGGAAACCGAATCCTGGGCCTGCGTGGTGTTCGATCTGGACCACTTCAAACAGGTCAATGACACCCAGGGCCATCGCCGCGGCGACGCCATCCTGGTCGAGTTTGCCTCATTCTTACGTTCCCCCCTGGGCGCGGGCGAGAACGAAATCAGGTTGGGCGGGGACGAGTTCATGGTCGTGCTGGTGCAGCCCGCACCGGAGCGCCTGCAGGCGCTGCTGGACTGGTACGGATCCAACGCCGGGCTGGCCCCCATCGCGTTTTCCATGGGGGCAGCCACGCACGCACGCGGCGAGGCCGTGGCCGACACCATCCACCGGGCCGACAATGGCCTCTACAGCACCCGCGAGCGGGTCCGCCGGGGCAACCGCGATGCCGGCGCGGGGGCGCCTGATACGACCGCGTCCACACCGGATTGA